In Sphaeramia orbicularis chromosome 15, fSphaOr1.1, whole genome shotgun sequence, a single genomic region encodes these proteins:
- the lgalslb gene encoding lectin, galactoside-binding-like b isoform X1: protein MAVQAAENDGIVLKNVEDDHLNDSLGNPGLISPDKEDLSRLLTVPFSGRIRGGMRPGKKIIVMGIVDLEPDSFDVSLTCGRDSEKGESPYDVALKLTARFTDRQFLRNARVSGKWMEEEASTAYFPFIPDQPFRIEIHCEHQRFRIFVDGHQLFDFYHKVKSLPSIDTVRIQGDLQITKLG, encoded by the exons ATGGCGGTGCAGGCAGCGGAAAACGACGGAATA GTGTTGAAGAATGTGGAAGATGACCACCTGAACGACTCCCTGGGGAATCCCGGCCTCATCTCCCCGGACAAGGAGGATTTGTCACGTCTCCTG ACCGTGCCATTCAGCGGACGCATCCGGGGCGGCATGCGTCCAGGGAAGAAGATCATAGTGATGGGCATTGTTGACCTGGAGCCAGACAG CTTCGATGTGAGCCTGACCTGTGGACGGGATTCAGAGAAGGGGGAGTCTCCGTACGATGTGGCCCTGAAACTCACCGCCCGCTTCACTGACCGCCAGTTCCTGCGCAATGCCCGAGTGTCTGGGAAATGGATGGAGGAGGAGGCGTCCACTGCCTATTTTCCATTCATCCCTGATCAGCCTTTTAGG ATTGAGATCCACTGCGAGCACCAGAGGTTCCGGATATTCGTGGATGGACACCAGCTTTTTGACTTTTATCACAAAGTGAAATCTTTGCCATCTATCGATACAGTACGGATACAAGGAGATCTACAGATCACCAAGCTCGGCTAA
- the lgalslb gene encoding lectin, galactoside-binding-like b isoform X2, whose protein sequence is MAVQAAENDGINVEDDHLNDSLGNPGLISPDKEDLSRLLTVPFSGRIRGGMRPGKKIIVMGIVDLEPDSFDVSLTCGRDSEKGESPYDVALKLTARFTDRQFLRNARVSGKWMEEEASTAYFPFIPDQPFRIEIHCEHQRFRIFVDGHQLFDFYHKVKSLPSIDTVRIQGDLQITKLG, encoded by the exons ATGGCGGTGCAGGCAGCGGAAAACGACGGAATA AATGTGGAAGATGACCACCTGAACGACTCCCTGGGGAATCCCGGCCTCATCTCCCCGGACAAGGAGGATTTGTCACGTCTCCTG ACCGTGCCATTCAGCGGACGCATCCGGGGCGGCATGCGTCCAGGGAAGAAGATCATAGTGATGGGCATTGTTGACCTGGAGCCAGACAG CTTCGATGTGAGCCTGACCTGTGGACGGGATTCAGAGAAGGGGGAGTCTCCGTACGATGTGGCCCTGAAACTCACCGCCCGCTTCACTGACCGCCAGTTCCTGCGCAATGCCCGAGTGTCTGGGAAATGGATGGAGGAGGAGGCGTCCACTGCCTATTTTCCATTCATCCCTGATCAGCCTTTTAGG ATTGAGATCCACTGCGAGCACCAGAGGTTCCGGATATTCGTGGATGGACACCAGCTTTTTGACTTTTATCACAAAGTGAAATCTTTGCCATCTATCGATACAGTACGGATACAAGGAGATCTACAGATCACCAAGCTCGGCTAA